A DNA window from Acetilactobacillus jinshanensis contains the following coding sequences:
- a CDS encoding DUF7671 family protein: protein MKRKYPVNRYLGVVLTADDDGNYRIKRDAHGQFKLNVWRTGRHTKGKFKKIGQVFLTENELRVAVVAYHKVKYNHRHNYTPLQRFTTAYVSPKLIKIAQQKEK from the coding sequence TTGAAACGAAAATATCCGGTTAATCGATATTTAGGCGTTGTTTTGACGGCTGATGATGATGGAAACTATCGAATTAAACGGGATGCCCACGGTCAGTTTAAATTAAACGTTTGGCGGACCGGCCGCCACACTAAAGGTAAATTCAAAAAAATCGGCCAAGTATTCTTGACCGAAAATGAATTACGGGTTGCCGTTGTTGCTTATCATAAGGTTAAGTATAACCACCGGCATAACTATACGCCTTTACAGCGTTTTACAACGGCTTATGTATCACCGAAATTAATTAAAATTGCTCAACAAAAAGAAAAATAG